One region of Culex pipiens pallens isolate TS chromosome 2, TS_CPP_V2, whole genome shotgun sequence genomic DNA includes:
- the LOC120422226 gene encoding peptide methionine sulfoxide reductase-like, with the protein MAAPLHHVDVPFEKATFGMGCYWGTDSLFGATFGVLRTRVGYSGGTTGAPKGKDIGDNVEVIEIHYDPTKITYSQLLEMFWENHEYRASARLKREYMTMIQYHSEDQRKLAEASKAAQQAKEHEEVVATEIVPASPLYPAADHNQKYRLQGHVDLAKGLGLTSELLQSSHVAARLNGYLVGAGGLEQFEAEADQLGLSDAQKQYVRNYLIENDGAGIAC; encoded by the exons ATG GCTGCCCCCCTTCATCACGTTGACGTTCCGTTCGAGAAGGCCACCTTCGGTATGGGATGCTACTGGGGCACGGATTCGTTGTTTGGGGCCACGTTTGGGGTTTTGAGGACAAGGGTTGGCTACTCCGGTGGAACGACCGGTGCTCCGAAGGGGAAGGATAT TGGTGACAACGTTGAGGTGATCGAAATTCACTACGATCCGACCAAGATCACGTACTCTCAGCTGctggaaatgttctgggagaaccACGAGTATCGGGCGTCGGCCAGGCTTAAGCGCGAGTACATGACCATGATCCAGTATCACAGCGAGGATCAACGGAAGTTGGCTGAAGCCAGTAAAGCCGCTCAACAAGCCAAGGAGCATGAAGAAGTGGTCGCAACCGAGATCGTCCCAGCTAGTCCGCTTTACCCAGCGGCAGA CCACAACCAAAAGTATCGGCTGCAGGGTCACGTCGATCTGGCCAAGGGTCTCGGGCTGACCTCGGAGCTGCTGCAAAGCTCGCACGTCGCGGCCCGCTTGAACGGTTATCTGGTCGGGGCGGGAGGGCTGGAGCAGTTCGAAGCCGAAGCCGACCAGCTGGGCCTGTCGGACGCGCAAAAGCAGTACGTCCGGAATTATCTAATCGAAAACGACGGTGCTGGTATTGCCTGTTGA
- the LOC120422221 gene encoding peptide methionine sulfoxide reductase-like, whose protein sequence is MVATQNLHVPEKLEKVECQPLHQLNIPYEKATFGMGCFWGCDSLFGATKGVLRTRVGYAGGTSDSPVYRNMGDHTEVIEIHYDPNQISFSDLLDLFWNNHEYGLTKRIKRQYMSLILCHNEEQRRISEQSRAEEQIKRAPELIITEIATAGTFYPAEDYHQKYRLQSHRQLAKAIGLTPELLQSSHVAARLNGYLIGVGGVEQFDKDADRLGLSAELSQYVRDYVRDNEGGGIFC, encoded by the exons ATGGTCGCAACG CAAAATTTGCACGTTCCGGAGAAGTTGGAGAAAGTCGAGTGTCAACCGTTGCATCAGCTGAACATTCCGTACGAGAAGGCAACCTTCGGCATGGGATGCTTCTGGGGCTGTGACTCGCTGTTTGGCGCTACCAAGGGAGTTCTGCGAACGCGTGTTGGCTACGCCGGCGGAACTTCCGACTCGCCGGTGTACAGGAACATGGGCGATCACACCGAGGTGATCGAGATCCATTACGATCCGAACCAGATTAGCTTTTCGGATCTGCTGGACCTGTTCTGGAACAACCACGAGTACGGTCTGACCAAGCGCATCAAGCGCCAGTACATGTCGCTGATCCTGTGCCACAACGAGGAACAACGGCGCATTTCCGAGCAGAGCCGTGCCGAGGAGCAGATCAAGCGGGCACCGGAGCTGATCATCACCGAAATTGCCACCGCCGGCACGTTCTACCCCGCTGAAGA CTACCACCAAAAGTACCGTCTGCAAAGCCACCGCCAGCTGGCCAAAGCCATCGGGTTGACCCCCGAGCTGCTGCAGAGTTCCCACGTAGCGGCCCGCCTCAACGGTTACCTCATCGGAGTTGGGGGGGTCGAGCAGTTTGACAAGGACGCCGATCGGTTGGGGCTGAGCGCCGAGCTGAGCCAGTACGTGCGAGATTACGTGCGCGATAACGAGGGCGGTGGCATCTTCTGCTGA